The proteins below are encoded in one region of Oncorhynchus nerka isolate Pitt River linkage group LG15, Oner_Uvic_2.0, whole genome shotgun sequence:
- the LOC135559837 gene encoding uncharacterized protein LOC135559837 → MPTSLTSLMGPMTTSLTGTFATGSLISSSPLLFIQQTPFYMSPLFLNLSEPPIPDPVSGRDLSQLTKRDLSHLSKRDALRILAAYEQPITLQIKSQRGRGYGLQDCSTQTERHWEPLTLPPHLALRSLGVTAAGTMPRVNPAYQDRHYCSHMSLPRDHRDNGRYEYLPTAPQDIEELDPLGYQDLELASRVPRDQSCLIGCCNNLEEPSSYHSQTEDEDYMLEKPLGYLPLHHELDSGLGWTDGSLHQGDLSGLETEEGGLEECHPRGGGLAVSGGGGGGGGSPSSESFISSELSDSGFYSVSTGEFRRFQRLLEKRMCLYKARLHHQREVCERERRDSCQKNHRELLEAIPEALTMQPQPSCSMPGLAAPSMGPPPHGLFRVSSVQFRKADRPCLSRHSSSSGSLFNPHHAPAPLSAHAPVLSTCSTPSGHRRPPPPLQHQGSSSMGQLRRSRTLHHRGPPQERVRRASHPSSPSYATLEHCGVAPPRGLKLGLPEEGESELVLTHPAGLALSPQQHATSLGEHRGAVPLPRGHYCDNSGGRDQLVNDRRQQERSFMSEIPVREREQEREREREREREREREREREREREREREREREREREREREREKERERERQRERGREVRRFSTLSHPPQTSMDIHETWPKPANRLSHQGSGGGGGLYSTLEGHTGVGAGVGGGSRKCPNPNPNPTPNTNSNHPNPRAVRNQILRDRASQLADERSGMSTDEESQEVMRGRYWSRTERREHLLLAREQKQQQQQARGQQAYTRPGANGGSGSLREAGVNTRGGAMGGGGRGVIQEEEAMSGGGGSLGDGRCNTVLELSQRKLSRLQNRKLLDDWTTVEELLTHGTRLGTRDEMSLCPSSLLTVTTV, encoded by the exons tccccgctgttccttAACCTCTCGGaaccacccatcccggatccg GTCAGTGGGCGGGATCTGAGTCAACTGACCAAACGGGATCTTTCCCACCTGAGCAAACGCGATGCTCTTAGAATCCTGGCTGCCTATGAGCAGCCAATCACATTGCAGATCAAGAGCCAGCGTGGGAGGGGTTATGGACTACAGGACTGCAGCACGCAGACTGAGAGACACTGGGAGCCTCTCACCCTGCCCCCCCACCTGGCCTTGCGCAGTCTGGGTGTCACAGCAGCCGGAACCATGCCCAGGGTCAACCCTGCCTACcaggacag aCACTACTGCAGCCACATGAGTCTGCCTCGTGATCACCGTGACAACGGGAGATATGAGTATCTACCTACCGCTCCACAAGACATAGAGGAGTTGGATCCACTTGGTTAccag gaccTGGAGCTGGCCAGTCGTGTTCCGAGGGATCAGAGCTGTCTGATTGGCTGCTGCAACAACCTAGAAGAGCCCAGCAGTTACCACAgccag actGAGGATGAGGACTATATGTTGGAGAAACCtctgggctacctgccactccaCCATGAGCTGGACAGCGGCCTGGGCTGGACCGACGGTAGCCTGCACCAGGGAGACCTTTCTGGcctggagacagaggaggggggtcTGGAGGAATGTCACCCCAGGGGAGGGGGCCTGGCGGTcagtggaggagggggtggaggtggggggtctCCATCCTCTGAGTCCTTCATCTCGTCTGAGCTGAGTGACTCGGGGTTCTACAGCGTGAGCACGGGAGAGTTCCGCCGCTTCCAGAGGCTGTTAGAGAAGCGCATGTGCCTGTACAAAGCTCGTCTCCACCACCAGAGGGAGGTGTGCGAGCGGGAGCGCCGCGACAGCTGCCAGAAGAACCACAGAGAGCTGCTTGAAGCCATCCCTGAGGCACTGACCATGCAGCCCCAGCCCTCCTGCTCCATGCCTGGCCTGGCCGCTCCATCCATGGGCCCCCCACCCCACGGACTCTTCAG GGTGTCGTCCGTCCAGTTCCGGAAGGCGGATCGTCCCTGTCTGAGCAGACACAGCTCAAGCAGCGGGTCCCTATTCAACCCTCACCACGCCCCTGCGCCCCTCTCTGCCCATGCGCCTGTCCTCTCCACCTGCAGTACCCCCTCCGGCCACCGCAGGCCGCCACCTCCACTGCAGCATCAGGGCTCCAGCTCAATGGGGCAGCTGCGGAGAAGCAGAACCCTGCACCACCGTGGCCCACCCCAGGAGCGTGTCAGACGGGCCAGTCACCCGTCATCCCCCTCCTATGCCACCCTGGAGCATTGTGGGGTAGCGCCACCTAGAGGCCTGAAGCTGGGCCTGCCTGAAGAGGGAGAATCAGAACTGGTCCTCACACACCCAGCAGGATTGGCCCTCTCACCCCAGCAACATGCAACCTCTCTGGGGGAACACAGAGGAGCTGTGCCCTTACCAAGGGGACATTACTGCGACAATAGTGGAGGTCGTGATCAGCTGGTTAACGACAGGAGGCAGCAGGAGAGGAGCTTTATGTCAGAGATACCAGTGCgggagagggagcaagagagagaaagagaaagagaaagagaaagggagcgtGAGAGGGAgcgtgaaagagagcgagaaagagaaagagagcgagaaagagaaagggagcgtgagagggagcgagaaagagaacgagagaaagaaagagagcgggaaagacaaagagaaagaggaagagaggtgcgCCGCTTCAGCACCCTTAGCCACCCTCCCCAGACATCCATGGACATCCATGAGACATGGCCTAAACCGGCCAATCGGCTGTCCCACCAGGGGTCAGGGGGTGGTGGGGGCCTCTACAGCACCCTGGAGGGCCACACTGGGGTCGGGGCTGGGGTCGGTGGAGGGTCCAGGAAGTGCCCCAATCCTAACCCCAACCCGACCCCCAACACTAACTCCAACCATCCTAACCCGAGAGCTGTGAGGAACCAGATTCTTCGAGACCGGGCGTCGCAGCTAGCGGACGAGCGCAGCGGGATGAGTACGGATGAGGAGAGTCAGGAGGTGATGAGGGGGAGGTACTGGAGCCGCACAGAGAGACGGGAGCACCTCCTACTGGCCCGCGAGCagaaacagcaacaacagcaggctCGAGGGCAACAGGCTTACACAAGGCCAGGAGCCAATGGAGGATCAGGTTCTCTGAGAGAGGCAGGCGTCAACACTAGAGGAGGAGctatgggaggaggagggagaggagttaTTCAAGAGGAAGAGGCTATgtctggagggggagggtctTTGGGAGATGGCCGGTGCAACACGGTGCTGGAGCTCAGCCAAAGGAAGTTGAGTCGTCTGCAGAACAGGAAGCTGTTAGATGATTGGACGACGGTGGAGGAGCTGCTGACTCATGGGACGAGGCTGGGTACCCGAGACGAGATGTCCCTCTGTCCCAGCTCACTACTGACTGTCACTACtgtatag